One Pecten maximus chromosome 7, xPecMax1.1, whole genome shotgun sequence genomic window carries:
- the LOC117330812 gene encoding uncharacterized protein LOC117330812 — MPVTKGKLDKCDQSRLDQNYSFLLGNLDATYMMDLLIDRGIFDITDSEIIRSKPTTNDRNRTLLDILYNSGPAAYGVFRDILKKDSAFIVQKLDDTELVTKDNRSQGQILKDELTDHQKAHRLTELDLLFFSKSFSTAIMSVAAGLNISQMEVQQIQLSNQYGGTLNHNQSMLIKWRNKTGRAATLLAILEAFVKAEEVGGEIDWSIVETGVKRIQ; from the exons ATGCCAGTAACCAAAGGCAAGCTAGATAAGTGTGACCAGTCAAGACTGGACCAAAATTACTCATTTCTGTTAGGCAATCTGGATGCAACATATATGATGGACCTTTTAATTGATCGTGGAATTTTCGATATAACGGACAGTGAAATTATCAGAAGTAAGCCAACAACTAATGACAGAAACAGGACACTGTTGGATATTCTGTACAATTCTGGACCAGCAGCATATGGTGTGTTCAGGGATATATTAAAGAAAGACAGTGCTTTTATTGTACAAAAACTTGATGATACTGAACTTGTTACTAAAGATAATAGAAGTCAAGGAC AAATATTGAAAGATGAGCTCACAGACCATCAGAAGGCACATCGACTGACAGAGCTGGATCTCCTCTTCTTTTCCAAATCGTTTTCGACAGCGATTATGTCTGTCGCAGCTGGATTAAATATCAGTCAGATGGAGGTACAACAAATTCAGTTATCTAATCAATACGGTGGTACACTTAACCACAATCAGTCCATGTTGATCAAGTGGAGAAACAAGACGGGTAGAGCTGCGACATTATTGGCCATTTTGGAGGCTTTTGTTAAAGCGGAGGAAGTTGGCGGTGAAATTGACTGGAGCATTGTTGAAACAGGCGTTAAACGAATACAATGA